A part of Alkalinema sp. FACHB-956 genomic DNA contains:
- the cysT gene encoding sulfate ABC transporter permease subunit CysT, whose amino-acid sequence MTITSPPPVHRSPAWQAPFRLFSKVSWPLKITIAYLSFMLLLPITAMITKASTIGPSEFWRIATSEVALATYDVTFTTAIVAALIDGVFGTLIAWVLVRYDFPLKRLIDASVDLPFALPTAVAGLTLATVYSENGWIGSLLLPFGLKVSFTRIGVGIAMIFISLPFVVRTVQPVLTELDKDVEESAWCMGASPWQTFWHVIFPPLMPPILTGVALGFSRAVGEYGSTVIISSNTPFKDLIAPVLIFQRLEQYDFAGATVIGTTLLIISLVLLLGINLLQAWGRRYD is encoded by the coding sequence ATGACTATTACGTCTCCTCCACCTGTTCATCGTTCACCCGCGTGGCAAGCACCCTTTCGTCTATTTAGTAAGGTTTCTTGGCCTCTCAAAATTACGATTGCCTATCTGTCTTTCATGTTGTTACTGCCGATAACGGCGATGATTACAAAGGCCAGCACGATCGGCCCCAGTGAATTTTGGCGCATTGCCACCAGTGAAGTTGCGCTGGCGACCTATGATGTCACTTTTACAACGGCAATTGTAGCGGCCTTGATTGATGGGGTCTTTGGTACCTTAATTGCTTGGGTGTTGGTGCGCTATGACTTTCCGTTGAAGCGACTCATTGATGCTTCTGTCGATCTCCCATTTGCCTTACCCACAGCCGTTGCTGGCTTAACCCTAGCCACGGTTTATAGCGAGAATGGTTGGATTGGCTCCTTGCTTTTACCTTTCGGCCTCAAAGTGTCTTTTACCCGTATAGGGGTTGGGATTGCCATGATTTTTATCTCCCTTCCCTTTGTTGTGCGAACGGTGCAGCCTGTTTTAACTGAACTGGATAAGGATGTGGAGGAGTCAGCTTGGTGTATGGGGGCATCGCCTTGGCAAACCTTCTGGCATGTGATCTTTCCACCCTTAATGCCACCGATTTTGACTGGGGTGGCCCTCGGATTTTCCCGTGCGGTAGGGGAGTATGGTTCGACGGTCATCATTTCATCGAATACACCATTCAAAGATTTGATTGCACCAGTACTGATCTTTCAACGCTTAGAGCAATATGACTTTGCGGGTGCAACGGTGATTGGCACAACGTTGTTGATTATTTCTCTGGTGCTGCTTCTGGGTATCAATCTATTACAAGCTTGGGGACGACGGTATGACTAG